Below is a genomic region from Actinomadura sp. NAK00032.
TCTCGTTCTGCGCGCGCGACGCCGGATCGTAGGGCGGGATCACCCCGGCCGCGATGTAGTGCCAGAAGTCGTCGGTGTGCAGGTGGACGGCCTTGGGGTACCGGCGGGCGATCCGCGCCGCGACCGTCGATTTGCCCGCGCCCGGCGGGCCGGTCAGGAGGGTGACGCTGCTGGCCATGCGCCGATCCTAGGCCGGATCCGCCACGCCCAGGGTCGGTGAGTCATGGCCCGCGCGTACGCCATGAATCCAAATCCTTACGGTGAGTAACCGACATGGCGGAGGCCGGGCATGGGTCGGGGACGTCGAAACCCCCGAAGAGGAGCCGCACATGCCAGATCGTGCCGGACCAGTACCCCGGCTACGCCCTCGGCCTCTACAACAACCACGTCGCCGACGACCAGTGGGTGGTGCCGACGCCGACCTGGGGCGGGCCGCCGACGCTCTTCCACGCCTGGTCGGCGGTGCCCACCACCATCCCGGTGGGCGAGGTCGACAAGGAGGACGCGTGGCTCGTCGGCGAGGACGCCGGTGAGCCCCCCGAACCACGCACGGCGATGTGACGGGCCGGCCGGACCGGATCTTCGTCCCGGTCCGGCCGGCGCCCCGGAGTCGCCGGCGTGATCGCCTTCGCGCGGCTCGGCGACGTCCCGCGTCGACCGTCTAGCGGTGCGTCGTCCAGGTGCGGGTGATCTCCTCGGCGGCGTCGACGACGAGGGTCCGGTAGCGGTCGATGGCCTCCGGGGTGAAGCGGTGCCGGGGCCCGCACACGCTGATGGAGCCGTGCACCTCCCCGTCCGGGCCGAACAGCGGCGCGGCGACCGAGCCCGCGTCGGCCTGGCGCTCGCCGAGGGAGACGGCGACGCCCTCCCGGACCGTCTCGGCGAGCTCGGCGCGCAGCCGGGCCTCGTCGGTGACGGTCCGGTGGGTCATCGCCGCCAGCGGCCGGCCGAGGACCAGCTCCCGGCGCTCCGCGGGCAGGAACGCGAGGATCACCCGGCCCGAGGAGCCGGCGTGCAGCGGGAACCGGCGCCCGACCTCGACCGTCATCTTGACCTCGTGCGGGCTCTCGAACTGGTCGAGGTAGACCCGCTCGTCCCCGACGAGGCCCGACAGCGTGGTGGTCTCGCCGGTCGCGTCGCGCAGCCGCCGCAGCACGGGCGCGGCGGCGTTGCGGACGTTGAACCGGCGCAGCGCGCTCACCCCGAGCGCGACGGCGGCCGGGCCGAGCCGGTAGCCCGCCGTGCCCGCCTCCAGCATCTCGCGGGACACCAGCGACTGCAGGATGCGGTACACGACGGCCTTGGAGATGCCCAGCTCGCGGCTGATGGCGGTGACGCCGAGGTACTCCGGGCCGCCGGCGAACAGCAGCAGCACGTCGGCGACCCGCCCGGCGACCTCGGTTCCCCCCGACGGCGGCGCGGTGGCGGTCTGGTTGGTCACGCCAAGATCCTAGGGTTCACCGGCCGCGGCGCAGGTAGCGTCCGACGGGGTCGCCGGTCACCGCGCCGTCCTTGTACACGTGGTTGCCGCGCACGAAGGTGTCGGTGACCCGCGCGGTCATCGCGAACCCCTCGAACGGCGTGTACTCCTGCGTCGACTCGGAGTCGGCGGCGCGGACCGTCCAGTTCGCGTCGGGGTCGACCAGGGCGATGTCGGCGTCGAAGCCCTCGGCGATGGTGCCCTTGTTGACCAGCCCGTAGCGGCGGGCCGGGTTCCAGGAGGTGAGCCGGGCGACCTGCTGGAGCGGCAGGCCGCGCTTGAGGCCCTCGCCGACCAGGCCGGGCAGCAGGTACTCGGCACCGCCGAACCCGGACTTGGCGAGGAAGATGTCGTCGCGGTCGGCGCCGAACTTCATCTCGTCGCGGCAGCAGGCGTGGTCGCTGACGACCCAGTCGACCTCCCCGGCCAGGACGTGCCGCCACAGCGCCTCGACGTCGGCGCGGTCGCGCAGCGGCGGGTTGACCTTGCCGCCGAGGCCGTGCGCGGTGTCGACGTCGGCGAGCAGGTGCCCGATGGTGACCTCGCGGCGGAAGTCGATGTGCGGGAACGCACCCGCCATGGTGAGGGCGGCCGACAGCGCCTTCTCCGACGACAGGTGCAGCAGGTTGATGTTGGGCAGGCCCGTCTCGTGCGCGAGGTAGGAGGCGATCGTGACGGCGAGGCCCTCCGAGTGCGGCGGGCGGGACGCGCTGTAGGCGCGCAGGCCGGTCAGGTTCCCCTCCCGCTCGACCATCTTGGTGTAGGCGGTCATGATCTCGGCGGTCTCGCAGTGCAGCGACAGCGAGATGTGCGGGGCGTAGTCGGCGAGCTGCTCGCGGGCCCGCTGGACGCCGCGCATGACGAACTCGAAGTGCGCGATGTCGTAGCGCTCGTCCGGCGGGGTCATGAGGAAGTCGCTCTGGCTGGACGAGCGGCCGTGCAGCCCGTGGCTCCCGTAGAACATGAAGATCTTGAACGAGGTGACGCCGTGCTCCTCGACGAGGTAGGGGATCTCGTCGATGTGCTCGGCCATCATCGGCGCCAGGTGGAAGGCGTAGTCGACGTAGGCGTTGCCCTGCGCGGCGCTCAGCACCTCGGGGAAGAACTCCCGGTACGGCCCGCCCTTGTTCAGGTAGTACTGGCCGGTGCGCATGTAGGTCAGCGCGGTGGTGACGCCGCCCTGGGCGCTGGCGCGGCTCTCGGTGCGGGAGTCGGTGGCCAGCTCGTTGTAGATGCCCCAGTGCTGGTGGGCGTCCACGACGCCGGGGAACGCGAGGCGCCCGCCCCCGTCGACCACGGTGGCGGCGTCGTCGCCGGGCAGGTCCGGCGCGATCCGGACGATCGTGCCGTCGTTGACGGCGATGTCCGCGCGCTCCGGCTCGGTGCCGTCGGGGGCGTCGGGGCGGACCACCCGCACGTTCTTCAGCAGCAGTTCGGTCGTGGCCATGGCGTACTCCTCAATTCTCGCGGGTGGTCGTGCGGCGGGCGGTCCGGTCGCGGGCGCTCTGGTCGCGCGCGACGGCGCCGGCCGCCAGGTAGGCGAGCCCGAAGGCGGGCAGCAGGCCGTTGCCGGGCAGGTAGCCGTCGGCGCCGTGGCCGGAGATCCCGGCGGCGGCGCCGCCCGCCGCGTACAGGCCGGGGATCGGCCGGTCGCCGGTGTCGACGACGGCGGCGTCCTCGTTGACGATCAGGCCGCCCTGGGTGTGGAAGAGGGCGGGGACGACCCGGACGGCGGCGTAGGGCGCGGCGAGGGGCCGCTCCCAGTGGGTGCGTCCGTGCTCGTCGGGGCGCTCGCCGCGGGCCGCGGCGGCACTGGCGGCCAGTTCCGCGGCGAGGGCGTCCGGCGGCAGGCCGGTGGCCTTGGCGAGGGCCTCGGCGTCGGCGGCCCGGACGAGGACGCCCGACTCGACGGTGTCGCGGTAGTCCTTGAACTCCTGGCAATGCTCGTGGACCGTCTCGTCCAGGACGATCCAGCCGGTGGAGCCGGGCCGGGCGGCGAGTTCGGCGGCGTACTCGGAGTAGCCGCGGGTCTCGTCGCCGAACCGGCGGCCGCCGAGGTCCACCATGACCGCGCCGTGGATGATCGTGGCCCAGCCGACGAGGGTGCCGGCGCCGGCGGCGATGGCGCCGTGCCCCTGGTAGGCGTCGAGGTAGCCGGTGGCGGCGCCGAGGCCGCCGCCGATGCGCAGCGCGTCGCCGAGCGACTGGTCGCCGCCCTGGTAGTGGGCGCCGGCGATCTCGGGGACGTGCCGTTCGACGAGGCCGCGGTCGGCGCCGAAGCCGTTGGTGGCGAGCAGCACCGCGCCGGTGGGGATCTCCTCGGTCGTCCCGTCCGGGTACTGGACGACGGCGGCGCGCACCGCCCCGTCCGGGCCGGTCGCCACGTCGGCGAGCCGCGCCGGGACGAGCAGGTCGATGCCGGGGTGCGCGCGGACGCGCCGGGCGAGGTGGTCGATCACGCTCGACCCGTGCCGCCCCGGGACCGAGTGGCAGCGCGTGACGGAGTGCCCGGGGTAGTTGAAGTCGGTCACCAGGGACAGCGGCAGCTCCACCGAGTCGGCGAGCCACTCCACGAGCGGGCCGCTGACCTCGGCGAGGGTGCGGGCGAGCCGGGCGTCGGCGCTGCCCTTGGTCTTGGCCATGATGTCGGCGACGAACTGGTCCGGGGAGTCGTAGACGCCCTCGGCCGCCTGCCAGCGCGAGCCCGCGCCGGGGAACATCGCGGTCGACATCGAGGTGTTGTTGCCGCGCCGGAAGTGCTCGCTGGCCTCCACGACGACCACGCTGAGGCCGAGTTCGGCGGCGCGCAGCGCGCCGGCGAGGCCGCCGCCGGCGCCCGCGACGACGAGGTCGGGTCCGTCGGTCACGCTGCTCCCTCCGCGGTCATGAGCTTCAGGGCGAGGGCCGTCGGGTCGACGACGCGGGCCGCGAGCCGGTCCTGCCCGACGTCGACGGCCGAGCAGCCGTTGATCACGGCCGCGGCGCCGGCGGCGGCGAGCGCCGCCACGGCCTCGCCGAGGGCGGCGTTCCAGGCGGCGGCGTCGGCGACGGCGTCGAAGGGCAGCTCCAGTACCGCGATCCCGGCGACGTACTCGTCCAGGCCGTAGCCCTTGAGGCGGCGGCCCAGCTCCGCGCCGATCGCCTCGTTCCGCACCACAGCACCAAACCGAACATTCATCGCCGAAAGGTGCATACTACTCAGCTTCAGCAGGCCGATCGGCCGTACGCCCTGGTCAGGGCCGGTGCCCGGACCGGACGGGCCGTCCGGGACGGCCGGGTCGAGCACGCAGTCGGGGAAGGCGAGGTCCCACCCGTCCCCGGCCCGCGCCAGCGCGGCGGCGACCTCCCGCTCGGAGGCGCGGATCGCCGCCTCGTCGTCCAGCGCGCCGGGCGCGGCCGGGCCGACGTCGCGCAGCTCGACGGTCAGGCCCGGCGGGGCCAGCCGGTCGTAGCGGGCCTGCCGCCGCCGGATCTCCTCCGGCGGCAGATGGATCGGCGTCACGGCCAGGGCGCGCGTCACTTCGGCTCCTTCGTCTCGTCGCCGGCGAGGCCGCGCAGGCGCTCCCCGGCATGGTCCAGGCCCGGCAGCTCGCGGGAGAGCGCCGCCGCCCGGTCGATCAGTTCCTCGCGTCCCGGCAGCCACCGGCGCAGCATGGCCAGGACGTCCCCCTCTCCCAGGGGCCGGTGGTCGGCGTCGCCGACCGGGTTCGGGACCTCGCGGGTCCGGCGCGTCCCGTCGTCCAGCTCGACGGTGACTCGGGCGGCGCGCTCGTCCGGCAGCCGCGCGGTCAGGTCGCCCGCCTCGGCCAGCCGGACCCGCCGCGCCAGCGCCCGCAGGGCCGGGTCGGCGAGGTCGGCGCCGGGCGCGACCTCGCCGTGCAGCAGCGCGGCGGCGACGGCGAACGGCGTGGAGAACATCGCCGACAGCCGGTTGTCCCACTCCGGCGACGCCAGCCCGGCGCCGAGCGCGTGCGTCTCGACCAGCACGCCGCTGATCCGGGACGGGTCGAGCCCGCCGCGCAGGCCGAGGACGGCGTCGGCGGCGGGATGGGTGAACGAGCAGGACGCGTGCCGCTTGAAGTAGCCGCGCGTGATGTCCCAGCGCTCGCCGAGCCCGCCGGTCAGCTCGGCCGGGTCGAACTCGCCGAGCAGGGTGCCGAGCGACAGCGCGGCGGTACCGGTGTTGCGGGCGAGCCCGGCCGCCGCCATCCGCGCCGCGGCCAGGCCCGACATGTTGGACGCGCCCATCCAGGCGTCCCGCACCGGGTTCCCGTCCGTCGCCGAGGCGAAGTGCCCGGCGACCGGCAGGCCGGCGCCGGTGTCGATCGCGGCCGCGACGGCGTCCGGGCCGAGGCCCAGCAGCCGCGCGCAGCCTGCGGCGGCGCCCGCGACGCCCCAGCTTCCGTGCGGGTGCGCGCCCGGCCGCAGCCGGGCCGCCCGCCCGAACCGGGACGCCGTCTCGTAGGCGGCGAGCAGCGCCGCCGCCGTGTCCGGGCCGGAGGCGTCCCGCTCGGCCGCCAGCGCCAGCACGGCCGGGAAGCCGTGCGCCGCGGGATGCCCCTTGGCGTACTTGTTGCCCTCGTCCAGCTCCAGGCAGACGAGCGCCACGGCGTTCAGCCAGGCGGCGGCGTCGACCGAGGCGCACCGCCCCGCCCCGATCAGCGGCGCGGGCCCGCCGGGGGCGTCCCACGCCGCGCGCAGCGCGCGCGTCTCCGCCAGCCCGGCGCCGAGCGCCGTCACGCCGATCGCGTCGAGCAGGACCAGGGAGAGCCGGTCGAGCACCGGGCCCGGCACGTCCGCGACGTCCAGTCCCGCGACCCACTCCCCCAGCCGGGCCGTCGCGGCCCCCGTGTCCACGTCCATCAAAGCCCCAGGTACGCCTTCCTGACCTCGGCCGACCCGGCCAGCTCGTCACCGGTCCCGTGCAGGACGGTCGAGCCGCTCTCCAGCACGTAGGCGCGGTCGGCGATGCCGAGGGCCTGCTTGGCGTTCTGCTCCACCAGCAGCACCGCGACGCCGGTGTCGCGGATCCGCTTGACCGCGTCGAGCATCGCCCACGTCAGCTTGGGCGACAGGCCGGTGGACGGCTCGTCCAGCATGAGCAGCTTCGGCCGGGCCATCAGCGCGCGGCCGATCGCGAGCATCTGCTGCTGCCCGCCGCTGAAGGTCTGCGCGACCTGCCCGCGGCGCTCGGCGAGGACGGGGAACAGCGCGAACACCTCGCGCATCGCCGCCTCGACCTCGCCGTGCGGGCGGGTCCAGGCGCCCATCCGCAGGTTCTCCTCGACGGTGAGGGTGCCGAACAGGGCGCGGTCCTCGGGGACGTGCACGAGCCCGTCGCGGACGAGCTTGTCGGGGCGGCGCCCGGCGGTGGACTCGCCCGCGAACGTGATCGTCCCGGACGTCGGCCGCAGCTGCCCGCACACCGCGCGCAGCGTCGTGGTCTTCCCCGCGCCGTTCGCGCCGACGAGCGCGACGATCTCGCCCTCGCCGAGCGTCAGGTCGATGTCGTGCAGGATCTGCATGCGCCCGTAGCCGGCGCAGAGCCGCTCAAGCTTCAGCATCGCCGGGCTCCTCTCCGAGGTAGGCCTCGATCACGCGGGGGTCGGAGGTGACCTCCTCGGCCGAGCCGGCCGCCAGCACCCGGCCCTGGTCCAGGACGAGGACCCGGTCCGACAGGCGCATCACGGCCGCCATGATGTGCTCGATGAACAGCAGCGTCGTGCCGTCCTCGGCGCGCAGCGCGGACAGCAGGTCCAGCACCGGCTCGCGCTCCGACGGGACAAGCCCGGCGAGGACCTCGTCCAGCAGCAGGACCTTCGGCCGCATCGCGAGCGCGCGGGCGAGTTCCAGCCGCTTCAGCCCGGCCGTCGGCAGCTCGGTGGCGTTGCGGTGCGCCCACTGGCCGAGGCCGACGCGCTCCACGACGTCCAGCGACCGCTTGCGCAGCCGGTGCGGCGACGCCCGCCGGTGCTGGGCGGCCAGGCTCACGTTCTCCAGCACGGTCATGCTCCCGAACGGGCGCATGAGCTGGAAGGTGCGGACCATGCCGGCGCGGGCGATGCGGTCCGGGGAGGAGCCGGTGACGTCCCGGTCGCCGAACACGACCTGCCCGGTGTCGGGGGCCAGGGCGCCGCAGATGACGTTGAACAGCGTCGTCTTCCCGGCGCCGTTCGGGCCGATGATGCCGAGGATCTCCCCCTGCTCGACCTGGAACTCCACGTCCGACAGGGCGCGCAGGCCGCGGAAGTCCTTGCCCACTCCGGTCACGTTCAGGATGCTCATCGGCGCCACCTCGCGGCGATCGTGCCGACGATGCCCTTGGGCAGCAGCCGGACGATGAGGATCAGCAGGACCGCGTAGACCGCGACGTCCAGGCCGCTGCGGCCCTGCAGGAAGTTCAGGAAGTCGGGCGGGGTGCGCAGCAGCGTCGCGGTGACGTCCGACAGCGCCCCGAGGATGACCGCGCCGACGATCGGGCCCCAGATGGTGCCGATGCCGCCGATGACCACGGTCGCGATCGCCTGGATCGACACCGACGACCCGAACGCCAGGTCGGGGTTCACGAACAGGTAGTACTGCGTGTAGAAGGCGCCGGCCACCGAGGTGATCGCGGCCGACAGCGCGACCGTGACCAGCTTGTAGCGCAGCACGGGCGTGCCGAGGGACGCCGCCGCCAGCTCGTCGTCGCGGATCGCGGTGACGTAGCGGCCGGTCCGCGAGTGCAGGAACACGATGCTGACCGCGGCGGCGATCCCGGCGAGGCCGAGCGCGATCCAGAAGTAGGCGGGCGAGTCCGCGGCGAACTGGATCTTCCAGAACGAGGAGCCCTGGATCAGCGGGACGGTGAACCCGACCGCCTTGTTGGTGAAGTCGCTGGTCGTGACGATCAGCCGCAGCATCTCGGCGAACGCGAACGTCGCCAGCGCGAAGTAGGCGCCCTGCAGCTTGTAGCGGAACGCGAAGTAGCCGATGACGACGGCGACCGCGGCGGCGACCGCCATCCCGGCGAGCATCCCGATCCACGGCGACACGCCGTGCTCGACGAGCAGGTAGGCGCTGGTGTAGGCGCCGAGGCCGAAGAACGCGGCGTGCCCGAAGCTGAACATCCCGCCGAACCCGCTCATCACGTTCCAGCCGACGGCCATCAGCGCGAAGATCAGGATGCGGACGGCGACGGCGCCCTGCGCAGGCGGCAGCACCAGCGGCAGCGGGATCGCGACGAGCAGCAGCACCCCGAGCACGGCGAGCTGCCGGTGGTGCGGGCGCAGCGGCGGCGCCTTCGCCGGCCGGGCGGCGTCCCCGTCCGGGCGGCGGGTGAGGGTGATGCCCGTGTCCGTCATGCCCGTGTCCGTCATGACCGCCTCCCGAAGAGCCCCTGCGGGCGGAGGAACAGCACGATCACGAAGACGGCGAACACGCCGAGCAGCGAGCTCTGCCCGTCCATGTAGATCGTGGTGAGCTGCTCGACCAGCCCGATCAGCAGCCCGCCGACGAGCGCGCCGGCGACGTTGCCCATGCCGCCGAGCACCACGACGACGAACGCGGTGATGTTGAACTGCTCGCCGAGCGTCGGCGTGACCGTGACCAGCGGCGCGGCGAGCACCGCCGCGGCACCGGCGCAGGCCGTGCCGATCGCGAACGTCAGGGTGTGGACGCGCCGGACGTTCACGCCGACCAGCTCGGCGCCCTGCCCGTTGGCGGCGACCGCGCGGATCGCCGTGCCGAACCGGGTGCGGCGCAGCAGCCAGAACAGCACCGCGCCGATCAGGATCGCGCCGAGGAAGGCGTACAGCCGGGCGCCCGACACGACCGCGCCGAACAGCGAGAACTGGAAGTCGCCGGGCAGCGCCACGGTCTTCGGCTCGGCGCCGAAGAACATCAGCAGGCCGTTCTCCAGCAGCAGCGACAGGCCGAGCGTGATGAGGAGCTGGTTCTCCAGCGACGCGCCGCCCGTCCCGCTGAGCAGGCCGCGGTGCACGGCGGCGCCGAGCAGGAACAGCGCGGGCACCGCGACGAGGAGCGTCAGGTACGGGTGGACGCCGGTGCCCTGCACGACGCCGAACGCGATGAACATCGCGATGGCCAGCAGCGCGCCGTGCGCGAAGTTGACGATGTCCAGCACGCCGAAGATCAGCGTGAGGCCCATCGCGATGAGCCCGTAGAGCCCGCCCATCAGCAGGCCGGTCACCACCGACTGCCAGACGACCAGGCCGCTGCCGGACTTGATCAGGGCGACCGCGATCGCGACCGCCACCAGGCCGCCGGTGACGGCGGCGCGCTTGAGGACGGCGCCCGTCCCGTCGCCGCCCAGCAGCGGGCGCCGCCGGGCGGCGGGGGCGGGTGGGGACTGCGCCTTGGTTCCGATGTTGCTCATGACCGCCACGTCACCGAGTAGTTGGGCTGGGATTCGGCCTTCTCCGCGGGATAGACCTGCTTGACCTGGCCGCCCTGCACCTGCATGAGGACGGGCAGCGCGGTCTTGTTGTCGCCGTTGGGGGCGAAGGAGATCGGGCCGGTGCCGACCGTGAGGGGCTCGACGCTGGAGGAGGCGATCGCGTCGCGGACCTTCTCGGCGTCGGTGGAGCCGGCGCGCTCCACCGCCTGCGCGATCACCTGGACCGCGTCGTAGGCGAGGACGGCGCCGGTGCGCATGGGGGCGCCGTAGCGGCGCTGGTACTCCTGCCGCAGCTTCGCGGTCTGCGGGTTCTTGGCGTCGAAGTGGTAGTTGGTGCTGAAGATCCGCTCGGCGACGGCTCCGGCGTCGGAGACGAACTTCGGCTGGTCGTAGGCGCCGTTGGACACGCCCCAGACCGCGTTCAGGTCCGGTTTCACCGCGGCGATGGCCTTGGCGGCGAGCAGGCTGTCGCGGTAGTAGCCGGCGA
It encodes:
- a CDS encoding IclR family transcriptional regulator, with translation MTNQTATAPPSGGTEVAGRVADVLLLFAGGPEYLGVTAISRELGISKAVVYRILQSLVSREMLEAGTAGYRLGPAAVALGVSALRRFNVRNAAAPVLRRLRDATGETTTLSGLVGDERVYLDQFESPHEVKMTVEVGRRFPLHAGSSGRVILAFLPAERRELVLGRPLAAMTHRTVTDEARLRAELAETVREGVAVSLGERQADAGSVAAPLFGPDGEVHGSISVCGPRHRFTPEAIDRYRTLVVDAAEEITRTWTTHR
- a CDS encoding dihydroorotase family protein, whose translation is MATTELLLKNVRVVRPDAPDGTEPERADIAVNDGTIVRIAPDLPGDDAATVVDGGGRLAFPGVVDAHQHWGIYNELATDSRTESRASAQGGVTTALTYMRTGQYYLNKGGPYREFFPEVLSAAQGNAYVDYAFHLAPMMAEHIDEIPYLVEEHGVTSFKIFMFYGSHGLHGRSSSQSDFLMTPPDERYDIAHFEFVMRGVQRAREQLADYAPHISLSLHCETAEIMTAYTKMVEREGNLTGLRAYSASRPPHSEGLAVTIASYLAHETGLPNINLLHLSSEKALSAALTMAGAFPHIDFRREVTIGHLLADVDTAHGLGGKVNPPLRDRADVEALWRHVLAGEVDWVVSDHACCRDEMKFGADRDDIFLAKSGFGGAEYLLPGLVGEGLKRGLPLQQVARLTSWNPARRYGLVNKGTIAEGFDADIALVDPDANWTVRAADSESTQEYTPFEGFAMTARVTDTFVRGNHVYKDGAVTGDPVGRYLRRGR
- a CDS encoding FAD-binding protein, whose amino-acid sequence is MTDGPDLVVAGAGGGLAGALRAAELGLSVVVVEASEHFRRGNNTSMSTAMFPGAGSRWQAAEGVYDSPDQFVADIMAKTKGSADARLARTLAEVSGPLVEWLADSVELPLSLVTDFNYPGHSVTRCHSVPGRHGSSVIDHLARRVRAHPGIDLLVPARLADVATGPDGAVRAAVVQYPDGTTEEIPTGAVLLATNGFGADRGLVERHVPEIAGAHYQGGDQSLGDALRIGGGLGAATGYLDAYQGHGAIAAGAGTLVGWATIIHGAVMVDLGGRRFGDETRGYSEYAAELAARPGSTGWIVLDETVHEHCQEFKDYRDTVESGVLVRAADAEALAKATGLPPDALAAELAASAAAARGERPDEHGRTHWERPLAAPYAAVRVVPALFHTQGGLIVNEDAAVVDTGDRPIPGLYAAGGAAAGISGHGADGYLPGNGLLPAFGLAYLAAGAVARDQSARDRTARRTTTREN
- a CDS encoding hydantoin racemase, encoding MTRALAVTPIHLPPEEIRRRQARYDRLAPPGLTVELRDVGPAAPGALDDEAAIRASEREVAAALARAGDGWDLAFPDCVLDPAVPDGPSGPGTGPDQGVRPIGLLKLSSMHLSAMNVRFGAVVRNEAIGAELGRRLKGYGLDEYVAGIAVLELPFDAVADAAAWNAALGEAVAALAAAGAAAVINGCSAVDVGQDRLAARVVDPTALALKLMTAEGAA
- a CDS encoding MmgE/PrpD family protein translates to MDVDTGAATARLGEWVAGLDVADVPGPVLDRLSLVLLDAIGVTALGAGLAETRALRAAWDAPGGPAPLIGAGRCASVDAAAWLNAVALVCLELDEGNKYAKGHPAAHGFPAVLALAAERDASGPDTAAALLAAYETASRFGRAARLRPGAHPHGSWGVAGAAAGCARLLGLGPDAVAAAIDTGAGLPVAGHFASATDGNPVRDAWMGASNMSGLAAARMAAAGLARNTGTAALSLGTLLGEFDPAELTGGLGERWDITRGYFKRHASCSFTHPAADAVLGLRGGLDPSRISGVLVETHALGAGLASPEWDNRLSAMFSTPFAVAAALLHGEVAPGADLADPALRALARRVRLAEAGDLTARLPDERAARVTVELDDGTRRTREVPNPVGDADHRPLGEGDVLAMLRRWLPGREELIDRAAALSRELPGLDHAGERLRGLAGDETKEPK
- a CDS encoding ABC transporter ATP-binding protein → MLKLERLCAGYGRMQILHDIDLTLGEGEIVALVGANGAGKTTTLRAVCGQLRPTSGTITFAGESTAGRRPDKLVRDGLVHVPEDRALFGTLTVEENLRMGAWTRPHGEVEAAMREVFALFPVLAERRGQVAQTFSGGQQQMLAIGRALMARPKLLMLDEPSTGLSPKLTWAMLDAVKRIRDTGVAVLLVEQNAKQALGIADRAYVLESGSTVLHGTGDELAGSAEVRKAYLGL
- a CDS encoding ABC transporter ATP-binding protein, which encodes MSILNVTGVGKDFRGLRALSDVEFQVEQGEILGIIGPNGAGKTTLFNVICGALAPDTGQVVFGDRDVTGSSPDRIARAGMVRTFQLMRPFGSMTVLENVSLAAQHRRASPHRLRKRSLDVVERVGLGQWAHRNATELPTAGLKRLELARALAMRPKVLLLDEVLAGLVPSEREPVLDLLSALRAEDGTTLLFIEHIMAAVMRLSDRVLVLDQGRVLAAGSAEEVTSDPRVIEAYLGEEPGDAEA
- a CDS encoding branched-chain amino acid ABC transporter permease — encoded protein: MTDTGMTDTGITLTRRPDGDAARPAKAPPLRPHHRQLAVLGVLLLVAIPLPLVLPPAQGAVAVRILIFALMAVGWNVMSGFGGMFSFGHAAFFGLGAYTSAYLLVEHGVSPWIGMLAGMAVAAAVAVVIGYFAFRYKLQGAYFALATFAFAEMLRLIVTTSDFTNKAVGFTVPLIQGSSFWKIQFAADSPAYFWIALGLAGIAAAVSIVFLHSRTGRYVTAIRDDELAAASLGTPVLRYKLVTVALSAAITSVAGAFYTQYYLFVNPDLAFGSSVSIQAIATVVIGGIGTIWGPIVGAVILGALSDVTATLLRTPPDFLNFLQGRSGLDVAVYAVLLILIVRLLPKGIVGTIAARWRR
- a CDS encoding branched-chain amino acid ABC transporter permease, which translates into the protein MSNIGTKAQSPPAPAARRRPLLGGDGTGAVLKRAAVTGGLVAVAIAVALIKSGSGLVVWQSVVTGLLMGGLYGLIAMGLTLIFGVLDIVNFAHGALLAIAMFIAFGVVQGTGVHPYLTLLVAVPALFLLGAAVHRGLLSGTGGASLENQLLITLGLSLLLENGLLMFFGAEPKTVALPGDFQFSLFGAVVSGARLYAFLGAILIGAVLFWLLRRTRFGTAIRAVAANGQGAELVGVNVRRVHTLTFAIGTACAGAAAVLAAPLVTVTPTLGEQFNITAFVVVVLGGMGNVAGALVGGLLIGLVEQLTTIYMDGQSSLLGVFAVFVIVLFLRPQGLFGRRS